The genomic interval GCGCACCCTCAAGGACGCCATCAACGAGGCGCTGCGCGACTGGGTCGCCAACGTCGACTCGACGCACTACCTGCTGGGCACCGTGACGGGCCCGCACCCGTTCCCCGAGATGGTGCGCGAGTTCCACCGCGTCATCGGGCAGGAGGCGCGCGCCCAGATCCTCGAACGCACCGGTCGCCTGCCCGACGTCGTCGCCGCGTGCGTCGGCGGCGGGTCCAACGCGCTGGGCATCTTCAACGCGTTCCTCGACGACCCCGACGTGGCGCTCTACGGTTTCGAGGCCGGCGGCGAGGGCGTCGAGTCGGGCCGGCACGCCGCCCGCTTCAGCGGCGGCGCGCCGGGCGTGCTGCACGGCGCCCGTTCCTACCTGCTCCAGGACGACGACGGGCAGACCCTGCCGAGCCACTCGGTGTCGGCGGGCCTCGACTATCCGAGCGTCGGCCCGGCGCACTCGTGGCTGCACGACCTGGGCCGCGCCACCTACCGGCCCGTGACCGACACGCAGGCCATGGACGCGTTCCGCGTGCTGTGCCGCACGGAGGGCATCATCCCGGCGATCGAGTCGGCGCACGCCCTGGCCGGGGCGATCCAGGTCGGCACTGAGCTGGCGGCCGCGGGCAAGCGCGACCAGGTCCTCGTGGTCAACCTGTCCGGCCGCGGCGACAAGGACGTGGCGACCGCCGCCCGGTGGTTCGGCCTGCTCGACGACGAGGGCCTCGCCGGCCCGGAGGGAGACCAGTGAGCACCACCGTGGCCTCGCAGACGGCCGCGCGGATCGACGCGACCCTGGCACAGGGGCGTCCCGCGCTCGTGGGCTACCTGCCCATGGGGTTCCCCACGATCGAGCGTTCCGCCGAGGCGGCGGCCGCGATGGTCGATGCCGGTGCCGACGTCGTCGAGCTCGGCGTCCCGTACACCGACCCGGTCATGGACGGGCCGGTCATCCAGCGCGCGGCCGAGACGGCGCTCGCGGCGGGCGCCCACGTGCGCGACGTGCTGACGGTGGTCGAACGGCTGCGCGCGCACGCGTCCCAGGTCCCCGTGCTGGTGATGACGTACTGGAACCCGGTGCTGCGCTACGGCGTCGACGGCTTCGCCCGCGATCTTGCCGCGGCCGGGGGAGCGGGGCTCATCACGCCCGACCTGATCCCCGACGAGGGCGGCGACTGGATCGCGGCATCGGACGCGCACGGGCTGGACCGCGTGTTCCTGGTCGCTCCGAGCTCGACGCCGGAGCGCCTGCGCCTGACGGCGGCCGCGTCACGCGGTTTCGTCTACGCCGCATCGACCATGGGCGTCACAGGCGCCCGGTCGCAGGTGGGGGAGCGCGCCGAGCAGCTCGTGGCGGACACGCGCGCCGCCGGCGCGCCGCGCGTGTGCGTAGGCCTCGGCGTCTCGACGGGGGACCAGGCCGCGCAGGTCGGCGCCTACGCCGACGGCGTCATCGTCGGCTCCGCCTTCGTCAAGGCGCTCCAGGGCGAGGAGCCCTGGTCGCGGCGTCTCGACGCCCTCCAGGCGGTGACGGCCGAGCTGGCCGCGGGCGTCGCCCGCGCCCGGAAGGACGGCTGATGCTTCCCCTGTCCATCCCCAGCCCGTCCCAGGGCGTGTGGCACCTCGGTGCGCTGCCGCTGCGTGCGTACGCGTTCGCGATCCTCGCGGGCATCGTGCTCGCGGCCTGGATCGCCGGGCGCCGCTTCACGCGGCGCACCGCCGGAGGCACGTTCGACGACGTCCTGGAGATCACGTTCTGGGCCGTGCCGTTCGGCATCGTCGGGGGCCGGATCTACCACGTGATCACGACGCCTGGGCCGTACTTCGGAGCGGGCGGCGATCCGATCCGCGCCCTGTTCATCTGGGAAGGCGGCCTGGGCATCTGGGGCGCCGTCGCCTTGGGCGGGCTCGGTGCGTGGATCGGCGCGCGGCGCCAGAACGTCCGGCTGCCGGTGTTCGCCGACGCCCTCGCCCCGGGCCTGCTCGTCGCGCAGGCTGTCGGGCGGCTGGGCAACTGGTTCAACCAGGAGCTGTACGGCGCTCCCACGACGCTGCCGTGGGGTCTGCAGATCGACGCCGCGCACCTGGTGACCGACCCGGCGACGGGGCTGCGCTTCGCGGAGGGGACGCTGTTCCATCCGACGTTCCTGTACGAGCTGCTGTGGAACCTCGCGATGGCCGGTGTGCTGGTGTGGATCGACCGCAAGTTCCGGCTCGGGCACGGGCGCGTCTTCTGGGCCTACGTGGCGCTCTACACGCTCGGACGTGGCTGGATCGAGGCGCTACGCATCGACACGGCCGAGCATCTGCACCTGTTCGGTACCGACGTGCGCCTCAACGTGATCACGTCGATCGTGGTGTTCGCCGGCGGCGTGGTCGCCTTCGTCCTGGTGGGGCGGCGGTTCCCGGAACGGGAGGCCGACGCGCGCCGGGTGGTCCCGGCCCTCACCTCGGACGAAGTGCCGGACGACGCACCGGACGACGTGCCGGACGAGGCGTCAGGCGACATTCCGGACGACGCGCCGGAGGGCGATGGCAACCCCGTGGCACCCGATGACCCTGTGACAGGCGCGGAACATCCGTGAACTAGACTTCAGCACCACTCCCCTCTTCGGGCGAGCGCCATCGGTCGACCGACCCGCGACGCGACCCCACCCGGCGCCCCCACCTGGGCGTGTGAGACCAGCGGGCCGACGGCGTCCCGAAAGCATGACGGACGAGCCGCCCGGGGTACGGGCGTAGAGAAGGACGGTGTTGATGACCACGCCGCAGACCGGGAGCCTCGCTCCTGGGCGCCAGGGGCTGTACGACCCGGCAGCCGAGCACGATGCGTGCGGTGTCGCCTTCGTGGCGACGCTTCGCGGCACGCCTGGACGCGACATCGTCGACGCGGGCCTGACGGCGCTGCTCAACCTCGACCACCGCGGTGCGGTGGGCGCGGAGGAGAACTCGGGCGACGGCGCAGGCATCCTCACCCAGATCCCGGACGCGTTCCTGCGCGACGTGATCGCCGCGGAGCTGCCGCCTGCCGGTCACTACGCGATCGGCACGGCGTTCCTGCCGAACGACGTGGCGCGCGCCGACGGGCTCGCCCGCAGGTTCGACGAGATCGCGGCGGAGGAGAAGCTCGACGTCATCGCCTGGCGTGACGTGCCCGTGACCGCGGACCTGGTCGGTCCCTCGGCACGCGCCTCGATGCCGTTGTTCCGCCAGGTCGTCGTCGCCGACCCGTCGCGCGAGCTGTCCGGCATCGACCTGGACCGCCGCGCGTACCGCGTGCGGCGCCGGGCGCAGCACGAGCTCGGCCTGTACTTCGCGTCGCTGTCAGCCCGGACCGTCACGTACAAGGGCATGCTCACGACGGCGCAGCTCGAGCCGTTCTTCCCGGACCTGTCCGACCCGCGCTACGCCTCCGAGCTCGCGCTCGTCCACTCGCGGTTCTCGACCAACACGTTCCCGTCGTGGCCGCTCGCGCAGCCGTTCCGGCAGATCGCGCACAACGGCGAGATCAACACGGTGCGCGGCAACCGCAACTGGATGGCCGCGCGCGAGGGAAGCCTCGAGAGCGCCGCGCTGGGCGACCTCGCACCGCTCCTGCCGGTCTGTACCGACGGCGCGTCGGACTCGGCGTCGTTCGACGAGGTGCTCGAGCTGCTGCACCTGGCGGGCCGGTCGCTGCCGCACGCCGTGCTGATGATGGTGCCCGAGGCGTGGGAGAACCACGCCGAGATGGACCCTGCACGCCGCGCCTTCTACGAGTACCACGCCAACCTCATGGAGCCGTGGGACGGGCCGGCCGCCCTGACGTTCACGGACGGCACCGTCATTGGGGCGGTCCTCGACCGCAACGGACTGCGCCCCGGCCGGTACTGGGTGACGCAGGACGGCCTCGTCGTGCTCGCCTCGGAGTCGGGCGTGCTCGACCTGGACCCCGCGACCGTGGTGCGCAAGGGCCGGCTCGAACCGGGCCGCATGTTCCTGGTGGACACGGGCGCCGGACGCATCATCGAGGACGACGAGGTCAAGGGCCAGCTCGCCGCTCAGCAGCCGTACCAGCGCTGGATCGACGAGTACAAGATCACGCTCGAGTCGCTCCCGGAGCGCGAGCACGTGGCTCACAGCCCCGCTTCGGTGCAGCGCCGGCAGCGCACGTTCGGGTACACCGAGGAGGAGCTCAAGGTCATCCTCACCCCGATCGCGAACACGGGCGCCGAGCCGCTGGGCGCGATGGGCACCGACACGCCGATCGCGGTGCTCTCGAGCCGGCCGCGC from Xylanimonas allomyrinae carries:
- the trpB gene encoding tryptophan synthase subunit beta, giving the protein MSDALSSTLAHQVLGRLSEQPGPYFGEFGGRWVPEALIAALDELETEYRKALEDPQFTEELQRLHREYVGRPSPLTEVARFAQHCGGDAGNRVFLKREDLNHTGSHKINNVLGQALLVKRMGKTRVIAETGAGQHGVATATAAALLDLECVVYMGEEDTRRQALNVARMRLLGATVVPVQIGSRTLKDAINEALRDWVANVDSTHYLLGTVTGPHPFPEMVREFHRVIGQEARAQILERTGRLPDVVAACVGGGSNALGIFNAFLDDPDVALYGFEAGGEGVESGRHAARFSGGAPGVLHGARSYLLQDDDGQTLPSHSVSAGLDYPSVGPAHSWLHDLGRATYRPVTDTQAMDAFRVLCRTEGIIPAIESAHALAGAIQVGTELAAAGKRDQVLVVNLSGRGDKDVATAARWFGLLDDEGLAGPEGDQ
- the trpA gene encoding tryptophan synthase subunit alpha yields the protein MSTTVASQTAARIDATLAQGRPALVGYLPMGFPTIERSAEAAAAMVDAGADVVELGVPYTDPVMDGPVIQRAAETALAAGAHVRDVLTVVERLRAHASQVPVLVMTYWNPVLRYGVDGFARDLAAAGGAGLITPDLIPDEGGDWIAASDAHGLDRVFLVAPSSTPERLRLTAAASRGFVYAASTMGVTGARSQVGERAEQLVADTRAAGAPRVCVGLGVSTGDQAAQVGAYADGVIVGSAFVKALQGEEPWSRRLDALQAVTAELAAGVARARKDG
- the lgt gene encoding prolipoprotein diacylglyceryl transferase — encoded protein: MLPLSIPSPSQGVWHLGALPLRAYAFAILAGIVLAAWIAGRRFTRRTAGGTFDDVLEITFWAVPFGIVGGRIYHVITTPGPYFGAGGDPIRALFIWEGGLGIWGAVALGGLGAWIGARRQNVRLPVFADALAPGLLVAQAVGRLGNWFNQELYGAPTTLPWGLQIDAAHLVTDPATGLRFAEGTLFHPTFLYELLWNLAMAGVLVWIDRKFRLGHGRVFWAYVALYTLGRGWIEALRIDTAEHLHLFGTDVRLNVITSIVVFAGGVVAFVLVGRRFPEREADARRVVPALTSDEVPDDAPDDVPDEASGDIPDDAPEGDGNPVAPDDPVTGAEHP